One region of Candidatus Electrothrix rattekaaiensis genomic DNA includes:
- the pgm gene encoding phosphoglucomutase (alpha-D-glucose-1,6-bisphosphate-dependent), whose product MSTHPLAGEPAPKSILVNVPELISAYFTRQPDVQQATERISFGTSGHRGSSLKRSFNEAHILAVTQAVCEYRQEAGIDGILFMGMDTHALSWPAQLTAVQVLAANGVAVRIAAGSGADQFGYTPTPVISHAILTHNRIDDDGDNKRKLCDGIVITPSHNPPMDGGFKYNPPHGGPADTDVTQIIEARANQILEENLAAVKTVSLEDALKAESVQLYDYITPYVNDLEQVIDMEAIAQSGIRIGADAMGGAGMAYWQAIKERYGLNMEIFHDNLDSTFSFMHCDKDGKIRMDCSSPYAMAGLVAMKEDFDIAFGNDTDFDRHGIVTKSAGLMNPNHYLSVAISYLAQNRPQWKNDLAIGKTLVSSSIIDRAAAHLGRKVVEVPVGFKWFVDGLLKGTVFFGGEESAGASFLRKDGTVWSTDKDGIILNLLAAEITAKTGRDPGKHYQELTEQFGAPIYARIDALASPEQKAVLKNLKPEDVQATSLAGEPITAVLTNAPGNDAPIGGLKIVAENGWCALRPSGTEDIYKIYAESFIDEIHLSRIQEEAKAMVAGLL is encoded by the coding sequence ATGAGCACACATCCTCTGGCAGGAGAACCTGCCCCGAAATCCATCTTAGTCAATGTCCCGGAGCTGATCTCCGCCTATTTCACCCGGCAGCCTGATGTTCAGCAGGCCACCGAGCGCATTAGCTTCGGCACCTCGGGTCATCGCGGCAGTTCGCTAAAGCGCAGCTTCAACGAGGCCCATATCCTGGCTGTGACCCAGGCAGTTTGCGAGTATCGGCAAGAGGCAGGCATTGACGGTATCCTCTTTATGGGTATGGATACCCATGCCTTGTCCTGGCCTGCCCAGCTGACCGCAGTCCAGGTGCTTGCGGCCAATGGAGTTGCAGTTCGCATCGCTGCGGGTTCCGGTGCTGATCAGTTCGGGTACACACCGACACCGGTGATCTCCCATGCCATCCTCACCCATAATCGCATCGACGATGATGGCGATAACAAGAGAAAGCTCTGTGACGGCATAGTTATCACCCCGTCCCATAATCCACCGATGGATGGTGGGTTTAAGTATAATCCCCCGCACGGCGGCCCGGCTGATACCGATGTCACCCAGATTATCGAGGCCCGTGCCAATCAGATCCTTGAAGAAAATCTTGCTGCGGTAAAAACGGTTTCGCTTGAGGACGCACTCAAGGCGGAAAGCGTGCAGCTGTACGATTACATCACCCCCTATGTGAATGATCTGGAACAGGTGATTGATATGGAAGCCATTGCGCAGTCCGGTATCCGTATCGGTGCCGACGCAATGGGTGGAGCAGGCATGGCCTATTGGCAGGCTATTAAAGAGCGGTACGGTCTCAACATGGAAATTTTCCATGACAACCTGGATTCCACGTTCTCCTTTATGCATTGCGATAAGGACGGCAAAATCCGGATGGATTGCTCCTCGCCCTATGCTATGGCGGGCTTAGTGGCGATGAAGGAAGATTTTGATATCGCCTTTGGCAATGACACCGACTTTGATCGGCACGGCATTGTCACCAAGAGTGCGGGCCTGATGAACCCGAACCATTACCTGAGCGTGGCTATTTCCTACTTGGCCCAAAACCGCCCCCAATGGAAGAATGATCTCGCCATAGGCAAGACCTTGGTCAGCAGCTCCATTATTGATCGGGCAGCGGCCCATCTTGGTCGGAAAGTGGTGGAAGTACCCGTGGGCTTTAAGTGGTTTGTGGATGGCCTGCTCAAAGGAACGGTCTTTTTCGGCGGCGAGGAAAGCGCAGGAGCCAGTTTTCTCCGCAAGGACGGTACGGTCTGGAGTACGGACAAAGATGGTATTATCCTCAACCTGCTGGCAGCAGAAATCACCGCGAAAACCGGACGCGATCCGGGAAAACATTACCAGGAGCTGACCGAGCAGTTCGGCGCACCCATCTACGCCCGCATTGATGCCCTGGCCAGCCCGGAACAAAAGGCGGTGCTCAAAAATCTCAAACCAGAAGATGTACAGGCGACCTCTTTGGCCGGAGAACCTATCACAGCGGTACTCACTAATGCACCGGGCAATGATGCGCCCATCGGCGGCCTGAAGATCGTGGCGGAAAATGGTTGGTGCGCCTTGCGGCCCTCTGGTACCGAGGATATCTACAAAATTTATGCGGAGAGCTTTATTGACGAGATCCACCTGAGCCGAATTCAGGAAGAGGCTAAGGCTATGGTGGCGGGGTTGCTGTAA
- a CDS encoding ATP-binding domain-containing protein translates to MATIIQGTSKKPVSAQRLADFFTRHTKYDGFLYIGYPIIGTAEGPYPIDAIFISKNKGLVVFSLVEGRDMDGIQDAQDDSYNKLESKLRAYKNLMKGRSLQVLISPVTFAPVREDASNLSQEEYPVCNESNLEEWLDSCEWDDPSCFEDLVAVIQAISTIRKGRKKREVQKTDSRGATLKQLEDSIANLDNLQGRAVIETVEGVQRIRGLAGSGKTIVLALKAAYLHAHHPNWKIAVTFNSRSLKAQFRQLINTFVIEQTNEEPDWDNIQIIHAWGAPGGGDRNGLYYSFCQSHGLEYYDFGSAKRKFGNKKEFEGVCQEALDKCANPSGNYDAILIDEAQDFPPSFLRICFEMLTSEKRLVYAYDELQNLNSQSLPSPEEIFGKNPDGSPRVQFNQNQPGKPQQDIILEKCYRNSRPILVTAHALGFGIYRTKDTEAGTGLVQIFDHHQLWEEVGYKVTDGKLADNCNVKLERTEDSSPLFLEDHSPLEDLIHFHCFNSKEEQANWLADAVKSNLTEDELRPDDIVVINPNPFSTKSEVGFPRRLLFEHGINSHLAGVDTSPDVFFDTDNESVTFTGIYRAKGNEAGMVYIINAQDCYFSLGNLAGVRNRLFTAITRSKAWVRVLGVGKDMQHLMNEFDQVKENEFKLNFHYPNKEQRKYLNIVNRDMTDAEHRRVEKKKSDVAQLIEDLESGRVYPEDLGADKIKRLKELLGKLETD, encoded by the coding sequence ATGGCAACGATCATACAAGGCACTAGTAAGAAACCGGTTTCTGCGCAGCGATTAGCAGATTTTTTTACCCGTCACACCAAGTACGACGGTTTTTTGTACATCGGTTATCCGATTATTGGTACAGCTGAAGGGCCTTATCCAATTGATGCAATCTTTATCTCAAAAAACAAGGGGCTTGTTGTTTTCAGTCTTGTGGAAGGACGAGATATGGATGGTATTCAAGATGCCCAAGATGATAGCTATAATAAGCTGGAGTCAAAACTCAGAGCATATAAAAATTTGATGAAGGGCCGCTCGTTGCAAGTGTTGATTAGTCCGGTAACCTTTGCTCCTGTGCGTGAAGATGCGTCAAATTTATCTCAGGAAGAATATCCTGTATGTAACGAATCAAATCTGGAAGAATGGCTTGATAGTTGTGAATGGGATGATCCAAGTTGTTTTGAAGACTTGGTGGCTGTTATTCAGGCTATTTCCACCATTCGTAAGGGCCGAAAAAAACGGGAAGTACAAAAAACCGATTCACGAGGGGCAACATTAAAGCAATTGGAAGATTCCATTGCAAACCTTGATAATCTTCAAGGTCGGGCCGTTATAGAGACCGTCGAAGGTGTACAGCGCATTCGAGGGCTAGCTGGTTCAGGAAAGACTATCGTGTTAGCTTTGAAAGCGGCATACCTGCACGCCCATCACCCAAATTGGAAGATAGCGGTAACTTTCAATAGTCGTTCGCTCAAGGCTCAATTTCGACAACTGATCAACACATTCGTTATTGAACAAACGAATGAAGAACCGGACTGGGATAATATTCAAATTATTCATGCCTGGGGAGCACCAGGAGGCGGCGATCGAAATGGACTCTACTATAGCTTCTGTCAATCTCATGGCTTAGAATATTATGATTTTGGTTCAGCTAAACGCAAGTTTGGAAACAAGAAAGAGTTCGAAGGAGTCTGTCAGGAGGCACTTGACAAATGTGCCAATCCATCGGGCAACTATGATGCTATCCTTATAGACGAGGCTCAGGATTTTCCCCCGTCATTTTTACGGATATGCTTCGAAATGCTAACATCAGAAAAACGCTTGGTATATGCATATGACGAGCTACAAAATCTGAATTCTCAATCTCTTCCTTCTCCAGAAGAAATTTTTGGCAAAAATCCAGATGGATCTCCAAGAGTCCAATTTAATCAGAATCAGCCCGGCAAACCGCAGCAGGATATTATCCTTGAAAAATGCTATCGGAACTCTCGTCCCATACTTGTTACAGCACATGCATTAGGGTTTGGTATTTATAGAACAAAAGATACGGAAGCTGGCACAGGACTAGTGCAGATTTTTGACCATCACCAACTTTGGGAGGAAGTTGGCTATAAAGTAACTGATGGCAAATTGGCCGATAATTGTAATGTAAAACTTGAACGGACGGAAGATAGCAGTCCTCTCTTTCTGGAAGACCATTCTCCTCTTGAAGATCTGATCCATTTCCATTGCTTTAACTCCAAAGAAGAACAGGCTAACTGGCTTGCAGATGCCGTTAAATCTAATTTAACAGAAGACGAGCTGCGCCCGGATGACATTGTTGTTATTAACCCTAACCCTTTTTCAACAAAATCTGAAGTAGGCTTTCCTAGAAGACTGCTTTTTGAACATGGAATCAACTCTCATCTGGCCGGAGTTGATACTTCACCTGATGTTTTTTTTGATACAGACAATGAATCCGTTACCTTTACCGGCATATATCGAGCAAAAGGGAATGAGGCAGGCATGGTTTATATCATTAATGCTCAAGACTGTTATTTTTCATTAGGAAACTTGGCCGGTGTACGTAACCGATTGTTTACCGCTATCACAAGGAGCAAAGCATGGGTTCGTGTTCTTGGCGTAGGCAAAGACATGCAACATCTTATGAACGAATTTGATCAAGTTAAAGAAAATGAATTCAAACTAAATTTTCATTATCCTAACAAAGAACAGAGAAAATATCTTAATATTGTCAATCGCGATATGACGGACGCTGAACATCGTAGAGTAGAAAAAAAGAAAAGTGATGTTGCACAGCTCATTGAAGATCTCGAATCGGGTCGCGTTTATCCAGAAGACTTAGGAGCGGATAAAATTAAACGTCTTAAAGAGTTACTGGGGAAGCTGGAGACGGATTGA
- a CDS encoding type II toxin-antitoxin system VapC family toxin codes for MKQSVYIETSIPSYLTARPSRDIRAAAWQQITGQWWDEVRPAYELFTSELTVVEASAGHPEAAARRLEAIADLGRLPIDDEAKELAELLITKGGIPAAAEADALHVAVAAVHHIDYLLTWNCRHIDNAANKPIIRKICAEAGYICPEICTPMELMPEDKNNVPG; via the coding sequence ATGAAGCAATCGGTTTATATAGAAACATCAATCCCAAGCTATCTTACGGCCAGACCGAGCCGAGATATCAGAGCCGCAGCATGGCAGCAGATCACCGGGCAGTGGTGGGATGAGGTTCGCCCGGCTTACGAACTTTTCACCTCGGAGTTGACTGTTGTCGAGGCATCAGCCGGGCATCCAGAAGCGGCTGCACGACGACTCGAAGCGATAGCCGATCTTGGCAGACTGCCCATTGATGATGAGGCCAAGGAACTTGCTGAATTGTTGATAACGAAGGGAGGAATCCCCGCTGCCGCCGAAGCCGATGCGTTGCACGTCGCAGTCGCGGCGGTTCATCATATTGATTATCTGCTTACATGGAACTGCCGACATATTGATAATGCTGCCAATAAGCCGATTATCCGAAAAATTTGTGCGGAAGCCGGGTATATATGCCCGGAAATCTGCACCCCGATGGAACTCATGCCGGAGGATAAAAATAATGTACCAGGATGA
- the nadC gene encoding carboxylating nicotinate-nucleotide diphosphorylase yields MDTFLLDDQLRNFLREDLEHGDITTDAIFSDQETATVILRAREPLVAAGMEQIAARVFRLLDERVTFSRPTADGERVNAGEVLMTVSGSVRSLLRGERVALNLIQRLCAITTLTRQYVDAVQGLKVSIVDTRKTTPGLRMLEKYAVRVGGGRNHRYSLSDGVLIKDNHIAACGSIRQAVEKTRAAVPHTIAIEVETDTLEQVQECLECRVQIIMLDNMDCNTMRQAVSMINGKALVEASGGVSLDTVRGIAETGVDIISVGALTHSARSCDIGLDWQ; encoded by the coding sequence ATGGATACCTTTCTCCTTGACGACCAACTCCGCAACTTTTTGCGGGAAGACCTGGAACACGGCGACATCACCACTGATGCCATCTTTTCTGATCAGGAAACCGCCACGGTAATCCTCCGGGCCAGGGAACCGCTGGTCGCTGCCGGCATGGAGCAGATAGCGGCCAGGGTTTTCCGTTTGCTTGATGAGCGCGTGACTTTTTCCCGACCAACAGCGGACGGTGAGCGGGTAAACGCCGGTGAAGTGCTGATGACCGTCAGCGGTTCGGTGCGCAGCCTGCTCCGGGGTGAGCGCGTGGCCCTGAATCTGATTCAACGCCTCTGCGCCATCACCACCCTGACCCGACAATATGTGGACGCTGTGCAGGGACTCAAGGTCAGCATTGTTGATACCCGCAAAACCACACCGGGCCTGCGAATGTTGGAAAAATATGCTGTCCGAGTCGGCGGGGGCAGGAATCACCGCTACAGCCTCAGCGACGGGGTTCTGATCAAGGATAATCACATTGCTGCCTGCGGTTCCATCCGTCAAGCTGTGGAAAAGACACGAGCCGCAGTGCCGCATACCATCGCCATTGAGGTGGAGACGGACACGCTGGAACAGGTGCAGGAATGCCTGGAATGCAGAGTTCAGATCATCATGCTGGATAATATGGATTGCAATACCATGCGGCAGGCCGTCAGCATGATCAACGGGAAGGCCTTGGTCGAGGCCTCTGGCGGGGTAAGTCTGGACACGGTACGGGGAATCGCTGAAACCGGGGTGGATATCATCTCTGTCGGCGCATTAACCCACTCTGCTCGCTCCTGTGATATCGGACTTGATTGGCAGTAA
- a CDS encoding DnaJ domain-containing protein, with protein MNKKDWQAVEQARELFNLGEQATAEEMKHAYRRMCKKYHPDRAEEADKKRYAEIMCRLTESYELLMRYIKQYRFPLKPDKESLYDPEDWWMNRFGDDPLWGRKKR; from the coding sequence ATGAATAAAAAAGACTGGCAGGCCGTTGAACAGGCCCGAGAACTGTTCAACCTGGGAGAGCAGGCAACAGCCGAGGAAATGAAGCATGCCTATCGTCGGATGTGCAAAAAATACCATCCAGATAGGGCCGAAGAGGCGGATAAAAAAAGGTATGCCGAAATTATGTGCCGCCTGACAGAATCCTACGAACTGCTCATGCGCTATATCAAACAGTACCGTTTCCCTCTGAAACCGGATAAAGAGAGCCTTTATGATCCTGAAGACTGGTGGATGAATCGTTTCGGTGACGACCCGCTCTGGGGAAGAAAAAAACGTTAA
- a CDS encoding DUF2290 domain-containing protein yields the protein MPSPEKTRQQMERLTAELVGLSLCNRQNFPAMRNLGQGCCEVGIGTKGTLSYALKNISYRDIYTELDRMHSYNMRMLDGALIHMMYRFRNNQLEAHRLAFFPSPFLGEFQNNPEIYLEDEIYAEVIMRNIVPFPLRFDFDCREEVVVEMYHPKSHLTLGQYQNCRIPVSSPLTPHHFIGFVLRNFYNTAYRKYSNKISAFTDHFETSITEREKELLYIQSPNN from the coding sequence ATGCCAAGCCCGGAAAAAACTCGCCAACAAATGGAAAGACTCACAGCGGAATTAGTAGGATTGAGCCTATGTAATCGGCAAAACTTTCCAGCGATGCGAAATTTAGGACAAGGCTGTTGCGAGGTTGGAATTGGTACCAAAGGAACTCTCAGTTATGCGCTGAAAAATATTTCTTACCGAGACATCTACACGGAACTTGACCGTATGCATTCCTATAATATGCGGATGCTTGACGGCGCACTCATTCATATGATGTACCGCTTTAGAAATAACCAGCTTGAGGCCCACCGGCTGGCATTCTTCCCGTCACCGTTCTTAGGCGAATTTCAGAACAACCCGGAAATATATCTTGAAGATGAAATTTATGCAGAAGTAATCATGCGAAATATTGTACCATTTCCTCTGCGATTTGATTTTGACTGTAGGGAAGAAGTAGTTGTCGAAATGTATCATCCGAAATCACATCTCACCTTGGGGCAATATCAGAACTGCAGAATCCCGGTCAGCTCCCCCTTGACTCCTCATCATTTTATCGGATTCGTTTTGCGAAATTTTTATAATACAGCTTACCGGAAATACTCAAACAAGATATCTGCTTTTACAGATCACTTTGAAACATCAATAACTGAACGAGAAAAAGAATTGCTTTATATTCAGTCACCTAATAACTAA
- a CDS encoding UPF0175 family protein gives MEVTVNIPEKYVVSRSPDELRLLLKLNTAIDMYRSGQISSGAAVEFIGEIDRAEFLYECQKRGVEPQGYENTEELEAEVAMLDHALKMANEVADE, from the coding sequence ATGGAAGTAACAGTGAACATCCCGGAGAAATACGTTGTCAGCCGCTCTCCTGACGAGTTGAGATTACTGCTCAAACTAAACACTGCCATAGACATGTACAGGTCAGGACAAATCTCTTCCGGTGCAGCCGTTGAATTCATAGGAGAAATAGACCGTGCTGAATTTCTCTATGAATGTCAAAAAAGAGGTGTTGAACCTCAAGGCTATGAAAATACCGAAGAGCTGGAAGCTGAAGTAGCCATGCTTGATCATGCTCTAAAAATGGCAAACGAAGTTGCAGACGAATGA
- a CDS encoding DUF4160 domain-containing protein, which produces MSPTVFRKSGYRFFFFSREEGRMHVHVISGDGEAKYWLEPEIELAKNHKHTRKQLKQIEA; this is translated from the coding sequence ATGAGTCCAACCGTATTTAGAAAAAGCGGATATAGATTTTTCTTTTTCTCAAGAGAAGAAGGAAGAATGCATGTTCATGTGATTTCAGGTGATGGTGAAGCGAAGTATTGGCTGGAACCAGAAATTGAACTGGCAAAAAATCACAAACACACAAGAAAGCAATTGAAACAGATCGAAGCATGA